The sequence ATTTAAAAATCATCGCCATATTTTTTATTCTATTCTTTTTTAATCTAAATACAGCATCTGGATGGTATGATGAGACCCATCTTGCAATTGCAAAGGCTGCTGGATATTCTAAATGGTATAACGCTGTCGGGGCTGATATTGCAAAATTAAAGGCAGGAAGTATAGAGTCTTATAACCATTATTTTAATAACAATAACGAGCTTGAAGTTACCCCGGAAATGGTTATGTCACAAATAGCTAAATATAACAATCCTTCAGATAAAGAAGGTCATCTTTATGGAGCTATTATTGCTTCTCTACGTGGATATAATGAAACCAAAAAAGCCGGTAAATATGCTGAATATCACATTGCTTTATGCGCTCATTATGTAGGTGATTTATCACAACCCATGCATAACATACCATATGATGATTTTAATAGAAACCATCATGATATAAACGATGGCATTGTTGAGGCTGAAGTTTTAAAAAAAATAGCAAGCATAGAAAAATATGTATATCAAATTAATTTGAGGTCGTACTTCTTTGAGGAAGACTTATCAAAAGAGATTGCACGCATAGCTAACCTTTCGAGAAAATTGGGGCAAAAATTAAAAGCAGAAAATAGGGATATGACAGAAGAAGAAGCTTATATACAGCTTGGGCATAGCGTTTCTTTATTAAGGGCAATTTTAAAATATCTCGGGAAAATTAAATAAAAAAAGTACACGTATAATTGCCTATTTTTTCCAGAACTGAGGAATAAATAATATTAATACAGTATAGATTTCGAGTCTACCTGTAAACATACAGAAAATAAGTATCCATTTTCCAATAATAGGAATAGATGCAAAGTTTTCAGAAGGACCGGCAATACCAAAGGCTGGTCCAACGTTACTCATTGCTGAGATGACAGTGGTTGATGATGTAATGATATCGAGTCCTGTTGCGGCCATCGCAATTGTAGCTATTGTGCATATTCCTAAAAATAAAAAAACAAATCCCCATATGCTTCCAAGGATTTCCTTATCAAGAAACTTTTCATCAATCTTTACAGCAGTAATAGCTCGAGGATGTATTAATTGATACATTTCTCTGAAACCCTGTTTAATCATAAGTAAAATTCTTATCTGTTTGATTCCACCTCCTGTTGACCCTATCATGCCCCCGAAAAACATCAACAATATAAGCAACACCTGTGCAAATGGAGCCCACTGCTCATAATCTGCTGTAGCATATCCTGTAGTAGTCATAATAGATGCAACCTGAAAAAGGGAATATCTTAATGAATCAGTAATTGAGTTGTAAGAATTTTTCCATAAAAAAGCGGCTATAAGCAAAACGCTGATTATTGTGACAGAAATGTAAAATCTGAATTCATTACTTCTCCATAATCTTAAAAAATCACCTTTGAATACATAAAAATAAAGCGAATAATTAACTCCTGCAAAAAGCATAAATATACTCGTTATATATTCTATAGAAGGGTTTCTAAAATAAGCAATGCTGGCGTTCTTTGTTGAAAATCCTCCTGTTGCCATTGTAGTAAATGCATGACATATGGAGTCATATAAATCCATTCCTGCTGTAAAAAGTAGTGACGCATCTGTAACAGTAAGGACTATATAGATTATCCACAATGCTTTAGCTGTATCAATTATTCTTGGTCTTAGCTTATCAACATTTATCTCAGGCACTTCTGCCTTAAAAAGTTGCATTCCTCCTGTTCCAAGTAAAGGCAATACAGCAAGTGCAAATACGATTATACCCATACCTCCTATCCACTGTGTCATACACCTCCAGAAAAGAATACCTCTGGGAACAGCCTCAATATCTGTAATTACAGATGCACCCGTTGTAGTAAATCCAGCCATTGATTCAAAATAAGCATCAGTAAATGAACTTAAGGTTCCAGATAAAATAAATGGAAGACATCCAAAAAGGGAAATGGCTGTCCAAGTAAGAGCCACAATAATAAATGCCTCACGGTGTCTTACATCATCTCTTCTATGTTGTCTTGTAGGAAGATAAAGAATAATACCAGAAAAAAACGTTATAGCAAATGATACTAAAAGTATGATTGTATCCTGTTGATGCTGAATAAATGATACAAGTAAAGGCAATATCATAAAAAATGAGAGAAAAATAAGGACAAAACCAATAAAGTAAAGTATTACCTTAATATTCATAGAGAACTCTGCTCCTATGGTTGTCATTATTTGGCTTGTATGTCCAGAAAGCTTTCGGGATGGATTTTCTGATCAATCTTATCACCGAAAATAGTAACCACGGATCTGGCAATGACAGAATAAAATATTTTAAATATTTTTTAAGATCTTTGAGAATTAATAGCATAAAAGGATACGATCATATAAGGATTTTTTCTACATCCTTTATTGATTCCCGGAGAGTGAATATTATTAACTTATCACCTTCGATGATTTTATCAGAACCTGAAGGTATTATAACTTCTTCCCCTCTAATAATCGCTCCAATAATTGATTTATCTGGCTGCGTTTGATCGAGTGTTTTTCCCAGAAGAGGTGAAGTCTTGCCGATTCTTCCTTCGATAATTTCTGCTTTTGCTTCTGCTATGGCTGTTAATGACAAAATATCTCCTTTTCTCACATAACGGAGAATCGTACTTGCTGTAATAAGTCTTGGACTAAGGACAGATTGAAGTCCAAGGCTATGTGCTAAAAGCATATAATCTGTTTTGTTTACAACCGCTATAGTCTTTTTTGCACCCAATTTTTTTGCAAATAATGAAACCATTATATTTAATTCATCATTATTTGAGGCTGCTATGAAAGCATCCATATCACCAACATTCTCTTCGATTAGTATTTTTTGCTCTGTTCCGTCTCCATGAAGTACCAAAGTTTTTCTGAGGTTTCTTGTAAGAAACTTACACCTATCTAAGTCTTTTTCGATTATCTTAACATCTGCCTTTTGTTCTATTGCTGAAGAAATATAATATCCTGTACGGCCTCCACCTAATAACATAACTCTTTTAATGGGTTTTCTTGACATTCCCAAAAGGGTCAGTGTATCTTCTATTTCTTCTTTTTTAATAGGAATATATATGATATCAGAAGCTCTAATTACATCACTCCCTTTAGGTATTATAGTTTTGTCTTCTCTAAGAATAATGCCTATGAGAATCTTTTTATTTAGTGTCATCCCAAGCTTTCTAAGTGATTTGTCTATCAATGAAGAGCCTTCGGGTATCTTAAATCCTATAACTTTTACAAGACCACCTTCAAACTCTTCGATATCTGTTGCCTGAGGAACTTCAAGAATTCTCATTACTGCCTTTGCAAGCTCAAGCTCAGGATTAATAGCAGGGTCTATATCAAGATTTTCTCTACTCAGTAGCTTTTCATTGTAAAAATACTCTGGATTCCTGATACGAGCAATTTTCCTCGGTATACCAAACATTGCTTTTGCAAGCAAACATGCAATCATATTTGTTTCATCTTTATCTGTAACTGCCAGTATTATGTCTGCTTTATCTGCCTCTGCTTCTCTTAGAGTTGAAGGGCTGCCACCTTCGCCTTCAACTACTGCAACATCTATATCTTCAACAATTCTTCTTAGTTTTTCCTTATCTTTATCTATTACTATAACGTCAATTACCTCTCGAGAGAGAAATTTTGCAATCTGATAGCCGACTTCTCCTGCTCCTACAATAATCACGCGCATGGCAAATTATATCATATTCATAAACTTTAAAAAAAAGGCTTTATATCTTGTGAATTATAATTACAAAAGATATAATTCTTTGTTTATGAATATACTTGAACAAAAAATTAAAGAGAAAATCAATAAAGAAGGTCCTATAAAATTTGCGAAGTTTATGGAGATGTCTCTCTATGAACCAAGTCTTGGCTATTACACCTCAGAGAAGACCTATATTGGTAAAGCAGGTGACTTTTACACAAGCCAGCATGTCCATCAGATATTCGGCACCATGATTGGAAGGCAAATTGAAGAGATGTGGAGAATTATGGAAAAACCTTCTGAGTTTTTTATTATCGAACCTGGGGCAGGCATGGGTTATCTGTGCAAGGATATTATGGATTACCTCAATAAAAGGAACATAATTGAAGCATTTACCTATTTAATCATTGAAATAAATCCTTCATTATATGAAAAGCAAAAGAAGCTTCTCGCTTGTTTCTTCGATAAAGTTAAATGGTTACGATCTATTATTGAAATTAATGGATTAAAGGGCTGTGTAGTTTCAAACGAACTACTTGACTCATTCCCTGTTCATATTATAGTTATGGAAGATGAATTAAAAGAGATCTATGTCGGTTTCCAAGACAACGTATTCAAAGAAATTCCCACAGCTCCGGTAGATGAATCTTTAATTAATTACATAAATGAATTCTCAATTGACATTCAAAAAGGTTACAGAACAGAAATAAATCTTAAAATAAAAGAATGGCTTTTGGCTCTTAATAAAGCTATTTCTGAAGGTTTTATTATAACAATAGATTACGGCTATTCTGCACGAGACTATTACAGCGAAGAAAGAAACAGGGGAACATTGCTATGCTATCACAAGCATCAGTTAAGCGAGAACCCTTATGAAAATATAGGCGAACAGGACATAACAGCTCATGTCAATTTCTCTTCAGTCAAAAAATGGGGAGAGGAACTCGGTTTCAAGACTTTAGGATTCTGTCAACAGGGGACGTATCTCGTGAGCCTCGGAATTGATGAAATGATTCGAGAACTTTTTCAACAATCGCATGATTATCTATTTGAGATTGCAAAAATAAAAAGGCTTATATTGCCAGGAACTATTGGCGAAACACATAAGGTCATGATACAATATAAAGGTAATAAAGATCCATCTTTACGTGGATTTATGCTTAGAAATCAGAAAGATATACTATAAAATATAATAATTTGCTTTATCTTTATAGATTAACATATTGATATTAAACAAAATAATCACTTATTTTTCGATATTTTAATGCACCTATAACTGATGGTTTAATTAATATTTTATCCATATAATAACATAAAATAATTTAATAAAATCATAGAGTTAAATATAATTTTCTAATTTACTTATGCTTTTAATCGCATCCTGTGGGGTATGTGCTTCTACTGTATAAATTAACCCCTTCTTGTCCTTTAACATATCAAACAATGTCTCAAAATCAAATGTTCCGTCACCTATTGCATTATGGTCATCTGCTGTCTTGTAATTGTCATGAAGGTGAATTTCTATAATATAATATTGCAATTGTTTCATCCATTCATTAAGAGACACTTGAGAAAAAAGATTAAAATGCCCAGTATCAAAGCATAAACCGAAATGTTCAGAACCAAGTTTTTCCATCATCAACCTTAAATTCTAAGCTTTCCTCGAGCCAAATATCGACTCTTTTAGCATATTTCCATTTTTCATATCCAGAGTGAAAGACTATAACTTTAGGATTCAATATTTCGGCTATCTCAAAAACCTGTGAAAACCTTTCCATAGTTACATTTCTAATTTTATTATCTACTGCTCCAGGCGAAAGATCCATAAAAGGAGCGTGCAAACTGAGAGAGGGTTTATAATCAAGTCTCTTCTTTAATTCTTTAATATCATTATCTCTTAAAGAATCAAGTGAATTGGATGAGAGATAGATTTCAAGATTTATTCGATTTTCTTTGATAAATGAGAAATATTCTCCTATTTTAATATAGGGGACATGAACATGAGGACTGACCATTAATTTTTGGCAGATGTCTCTGCTTTCTGCTTTTTATCTGTATCAGGTTTACGTTTATCCTCTGTGTGTTTCTCCTCAGGCTTTTTCTTTTCAGCACGTGCATAATCAGTTACATACCAACCAGTGCCTTTAAGAACAAATGAAGTCTGCGATATGAGTTTGTGCATATGCCCCCCACAGTCGGGACATGTTTTTATGGGTTCTTCATTGAATTTCTGAAAAACTTCACAATGTTTTCCGCAGTTACTACATTCATATTCGTATATTGGCATTCCTATCAACCTCCATAATAAAAAACAATTTTATTATAACATATTAATTTCTATATCCAGCGGTAATTCTGCTAACCCATATCATTCATAAATTTTTGAATATAGACAGGACATAGTATTTAAGCGGATTTATTTTGCCGATATTCAAATACATCCCACTTAGTCCCCCCTTAGCAAGTGGGGAATTAAAGGGAGGTGAGGCGAAATATCTCGGAGGTCAAAGATCGACAATGAGCGTAAATACAGGGCGTTCTTAGTTATAGCTGTTGGAAAAATAATTGCATTTTGCTAAAGAAATTTTTTGATATGTTTGGGAATACAGAAAATTCTTTTATGCGCATCTGTATCATAATACAAAAGATTTGATAATTCCCTCTCTATTATTCTTTTATTAATAACCCTAAAAGATACTGTTTGGGGATTATATTTTGCAGATCCGATGATAAACGCCCATTGCGTAGCAAAGCTTGGAATATATTCATAATAAAAAACTGCCTTTGCAAATATTTCACTTAAAATATTAAACAATTTAAACGAGATTGTTGTTCCTGTCTCAGAGACATTTGTAGCATGTGTAACAAAAAGACCATCTGCTTTAAGAGCCTTTTTAATGTAAGTATAAAATTTCTTCGTATATATCATTTTAGCAGGACCTCCTTCGACAGGGTCACTGATATCTGCAATGATTACATCATATGTATCTCTGACTCTTTTAACATACTCCATCGCATCGTCAAAAATTAAGTTTACCTTTTTATCATTAAATGAATTATTGTGCCATTTTTTAAGATGTTTTTTACACAAATCAACAAATTCTTTATCTATATCTATCATATCAACTTTACTGACTGTTATATGTTTTAACACCTCTCTCAATGTCGCACCCTCTCCGCCTCCGAGTATCAATATATTTTCAGGTTTTGGATGCAATATCATAGCCGGGTGCACAAGTGTTTCATGATATATAAACTCATCTCTTTCAGATGACTGAATCTTTTTGTCAAGAACTACAACAGTTCCAAATTCGTAAGTTTTTAATATTTTCACGTGCTGATACTTCGTCTTCTTTGATAATATATAATCTTTTACACGATGGTATATCCATCTATTTTTGCTGTCCTTATCGATAAACCATATATTCCTTTCCATTTTTAAAATACCACTGAATCGAATTTATTTATCTTTTCACCACATCAACTTCTTTTGCATCAACTTCTGATACAAATCTTTTGTCATAAATGCCTGCTTATGTATTTCTGGATCATAATACTTTGTGTTAATTGAGAAGCTATTTCTAACTTCTCTTGGATTAATTTTTTTTGATGCAACTGCAAAAGCCCACCAATTACCAGGATACGTTGCAATCGGAGCAGTATATAAATCTACTATAGGGAAAATATGTTTCAATGTTTCCTGCATTTCGATAACCATATCTTTATGAAAATGTAATGACTCTGTATGACTAACAAATAATCCTTCAGATGAAAGACTATCTTTCACAGAATAAAAAAAATCATCAGTGAACAGACTCCTTGCAAATCCAATAATATCGGTCGAATCAATAATAATTGCATCAATATCAGTATTTTTCTTTTTCTTCAAAAATTCTGCCCCATCCATGATATTTAATTCCACTCTGGGGTCGTCAACACCTGAGGATATAGTTGGAAAAAATCTCTTTGAAACATTAATTACTTCTTCATCAATTTCAACAAAATAGACTTTTTCAACTGTTTTATGTTTTAGAACCTCTCTTACTACTCCTCCATCTCCACCACCGATTACAATAACCTTTCTTGGATTAGGATGTGCATGCATTACAATATGAGTCAGCATCTCATGATAAAAGAACTCATCCCTTTCTGTTAGTTGCACAACGTCGTCAAGAATCAGCATTCTCCCAAAATAGGGGTTTCTTATAACCATAATTTCTTGAAATTTACTTTTCCCTGTGTATAATATCTCTTCAACATCATATAAATATTCAACCGGTGCATAAGGAGCTTTTTCTGTAAACTTAATCATATTTATCCTCTCTTCTATATAAGAATTGTTTTTGGTATACAAAATCCATTAAATTCAGAAGCATATGATACAGTGTATGCTCCACCTGACAATATAAGCATTAAATTGCCAATATTGGGTTCTGGCAGAATAACATTTTTATCAATCACATCAAAGCTATCACAACTCGGGCCTGCTATGGTCCATGATTTTTTTCCTCTTACATTTTTATCAGTTTCCACAATATAGGTATATTTTATACCACCTATACTTTCCATTAGCCCATTGAAAACACCAACATCAATATATAACCACTCTCCGTCACCTCTTCTCGCTTTACCAATTACCGAAGTGACCATTATTCCAGCATCTCCAATAACGGCCCTGCCTGGTTCAATATGAATATCAATGTCTTGTGGAAATCTATCATATATAAGTTCATTTATATTCCTTTCTATAGCTTCAATACTCAAAACATCTCTTGTATAACGTATTGGATAGCCTCCACCAATATTTAAAAGTCTTAAAACAATATTCTTTTTTGCTGCCATGTTCCATAAAGTCTCTGCTTTATCAAGTGCTATATTCCAGTTATACATATTTGTACATTGGGAACCAACATGGAAAGTGATCCCTGTTGGCTTGAGCTTTTTTTCTTTTGCATACTTTAAAAGTTCAAGAGCATCATCAAGTTCTACACCAAACTTCTTACTCAAAGGCCATTCACTTCCTTCATTGGGAACAGATAATCTCACATACACATTACATCCTGGAATATATTTTACAAGCTTATCTACCTCCTCTGGAGAATCGAAAGCAAAATACTTAATGCCATACATTGAAGCCTTTTTCAGAAACTTTAAAGATTTTACAGGATTGCTCGAAATAATTTTATCTGGTTTTACTTTCAATGCTGCAAGTACCTCGAGTTCACCCTCAGACGATATCTCAAAGCCCATTTTTAGCTTGTTTAAAAATCTAAGAACCTCAATATCCGGGTTTGCCTTAACAGCATAAAATACTTTTGAATTTAATATGCTGCTTCCGATCATAAATACTTTTTCTTTTAACTTTTCTGAGTCTATAATTAAATAAGGTGTTTCTTGTGTTGTATGGTCAAGATATTTGAGAGTCTTGAATAATGTTGATTCAGATACTATTTTTGCGTGGAACTTATCTACCTTAAAAGTTCTAAGCATATTAACTCCATCTAATGAGCTTTCCTGGCTTTCAGAAGTTTTTTTGCTGTAATACGCACTCCCTCTGATACATTTTTATTCTTTTCCACCAGAGCAAGGTCTCTTGTTCGTAATTCAGATACAAGATTAACTGCTATACTTGCCGGTGTTTTTGGATTGGTCACAAGAGATAAAATAATATTATAATTCTTCATCCACTCTCTCTTTTTAGTTATCTTTCTCAAGGCTTCATCAGATATAGATCTGGACTTTGCGATATTCTCTATCTCAGTTTCGGTTATCTTTGGATTTTCCAGAACAGTGAGTAATACTTCTTTGTTTGGATCTCTTAATAAAATAGATCTAACCTCTTTACCTCCACGTAATGCAAGAAGTATCCTTTCAGAGACACTCAGTTTTTGAATTCTCTGTAGAATAGTCTGTGAACGATCTTCGGCTGTCTTCTGTTCCTTTACTATTTCATATTTTTTCATAACAGGCACTTGAAGAGTTTGAGCTACTATTTGCCTAACTTCGTCAGGTGTATCAGGATGCTCATTCAGTAATTTAAGTATCTCCGGCCTATTCATATTTAATTTTGCAATCTCAGCAAATACTGACGGATCATTAGTTTCATCGAGTAATATTTCTATTAAAACTGGCGATGCTGTAGCTAAATCTACTCCAATTAATAATTTTTCTCCTTCCATACTATAACCTCACCATATAAAGAAAATATTCAACATTTCCTTTTTGTCCGCTAATAGGACATTTAAATACTCCAATAGTTTTTAGACCAAGACTTTCGAAATGTTTCTGTATATCATTTACAGCTTTCAGTCTCTTATCCTCGTCCTTTACAATTCCACCTCTGCCAACTTCTCCTTTGCCAACTTCAAACTGGGGTTTTACCAATGAAAGAACTTCACCATTCCTATTAAGAAAATGTAATACTGCATTAATAACTTTTTTGAGAGATATAAATGATATGTCTATTACAGCCATATCAATATTTCTATTTTTTAGTTCTTCAAAATCTTGACCTCTATATCTTGAGTCTTTATGCCAATCAATCCTGTCAAGATATCTTACATTTGTTCTTTCCATAATGATTACCCTTGGGTCTTTTCTGAGTAACCATGCAAGCTGTCCATAACCAACATCTATACAAAATACCTTTTTCGCACCCATCTTCAATAAACAATCAGTGAAACCCCCTGTTGATGCACCAACATCCATTATGATTCTATTGCTTACATTTATATTAAAAAAGTTTATTGCAGATTCGAGCTTAAGTCCCCCTCTACTTACATAAGGAAAATCTACTTCATTGAGAAATATTTTTGCATCTTCACTTACAGCAGTTCCAGCCTTTGTTATCTTTTCACCATTGACAAATACCTTTCCCTCCAGAATAAGGGCTTTAGCCATTTCTCTGCTTTCGACAAGTCCCCTTGAAACTATAAGTTTATCCAGTCGTTCTTTCAAAATCTGTATACTGGTTCTTTTAGAAAGGAACTAACAATAGATGATATACTGTCTTCATCGAGCCCATAAATTCTTCTCAATTCATTTGTATCACCATGTTCTACAAAGATATCCGGGATGCCCAATCTCTTTAACCTTACATTAAATAGACCCATTTCATTGAAGAGTTCAAGAACGGCACTTCCAAAACCTCCCATAATAACATTGTCTTCAACAGTAATAATTCTCTGAATTAGAGACGCAACTTTTGATAAAAGCTTTCTGTCTAAAGGTTTTATAAATCTTGCATTTATTACCATTGGATTTATTCCTTCTTTCTCAAGCTTTTCAGCAGCTTTTAAAACTGTAAAGACTGTATTTCCTATACCAATCAGGGCTATATCTGTTCCATCTTTAAGAATTTCAGACTCTCCAATCTTGAATAATGACTGAAATTTTTGACTTTCATTGAAAATTGGTATTCTTCCTTTTGGATATCTTATAGCTACAGGACCATTATACTCTAATGCTATTTTTAACATCATTTTTAATTCAAGGGCATCCTTTGGCGCCATTACAACTAAGTTTGGTATATGCCTTAAATAGGACAGGTCAAAAATACCGTTATGTGTAGGCCCATCTTCACCAACAATGCCTGCTCTATCTATAGCAAAGACAACATGAAGTTTCTGAAGACAAATATCGTGGACAATCTGATCATATGCCCTTTGAAGGAATGTTGAATAAATAGCAACAACTGGCTTTAAACCCTGTGTTGCAAGTCCAGCAGCAAATGTTAAAGCATGCTGTTCTGCTATTCCGACATCATAAAATCTATTGGGAAATCTTCTGGCAAAGTAATCGAGACCCGTCCCCTCTTTCATAGCTGCTGTAATCGCAATAATCTTTTCATCTTTTTCAGCAAGGTCTATCAGTGCATCTCCAAACACATCACTATAATTTTGACCTTGAGTTTCAATAGGCTCACCCGTTTCGATTTTAAAAGGTCCTATCCCATGATATATTGAGGGGTTTTTCTCTGAAAATTCATAACCCTTGCCTTTTTTTGTTATTACATGAATTAGGATAGGACTTTGAATATTTTTTATACGCCTTAATGTATCTATTAAAAGTTCAATATTGTGACCATCTATTGGACCAACATATGTGAACCCGAGTTCTTCAAACAGTAATCCTGGTAAAATAAGTCCCTTTAAAACTTCTTCTGTTTTCTGAGCAATCTTTGCTGCCTTCCCACCTAATTTTGGGATTCCCTCAAGAAATGACTTTGTATCTCTTTTGAACTTCTGATATCTTTCAGCAGTAAGTATTCTGTTTAGATAAGCTGAGAGTGCTCCAACATTTGGAGAAATGGACATTTCATTGTCATTTAAAATGACTATCAGGTCTTTTTTGAGACTTCCAGCATTATTCAATCCTTCAAGAGCAAGTCCCCCGGTCATTGCGCCATCACCTATTACTGCTACAATCTTAAAATCCTCTCTGTTTTTATCTCGACCTTCTATAATTCCAAGTGCTGCAGAAATTGATGTAGAACTGTGTCCTGTACCGAAAGCATCGTGCTCGCTTTCATCTCTTCTGGGAAATCCTGAGATACCTTTTAACTTTCTCAAATCTGCAAGTCTCTTGTATCTTCCTGTCAGAAGCTTATGTGTATATGATTGATGACCAACATCCCATATTATCTTATCTCTTGGAGAATCAAAAACATAATGCAGAGATATTGTTAATTCCACCACCCCGAGATTTGATGACAGATGTCCACCATTTCTTGAGATTCGATATATCAGGGTATCCCTTATCTCTTTAGCAAGTATTTTGAGTTCTGATATTGAAAGTTTCTTTAAATCTAAAGGTGATTCTATATTTTCAAGATACATCATGCTTTCCTTTCATATAGATAAATTGCTAACTTCCTCAAAATATCTGCTTTATGTGAAAATATACTGAGGGAGTCTATAGCAGTTGTTATTAAATCCTTAGCCCTGTTACGAGATCCTGTTATGCCAAGGACTGCCGGATATGTCATCTTCTTTTTCTTTATGTCAGAACCTGCTGTTTTACCTAAAGTGTCTGTAGTCCCTTCAATATCCAGTATATCATCAATAATCTGAAAAGCAAGTCCTAAATTGGTGCCATAGTCTGTAATTGCCTTTATCTGCATCTTATCTGCATTTGCAAGTAAAGCTCCAATCTTTACTGAAGCTGTAATTAGAGCTGCTGTTTTATGCTTATGAATAAATTGGACCTTGTCTTCATCAGGTTTATCATTTTCAGAGATTATATCCTGAGCCTGACCTCCAACCATTCCATGAATACCTGCAGCTATTGCAACTTCACGAATTACTTTTATTAGCGTTGTGGGTTTTATTATAGTAAAGTCAGTATTTTTTTTTACCATCATATAAAAAGCCTCCGTAAGGAGTGCGTCTCCTGCAAGGATTGCCATTGCTTCTCCAAAAACCTTATGATTTGTTCTTTTTCCACGTCTCAGGTCATCATTATCCATTGCGGGCAAATCATCATGTATAAGGGAATATGTATGTATAAGCTCAAGTGCTGCTGCTTGAGGAATTATATTTTTAGATTTTCCTCCACATGCCTCATGAGAAGCAAATGCAAGTATAGGTCTTACTCTCTTCCCACCAGCAAATAATGAATATGTTATTGAACGATGGAGTATAGAAGGTTCAAATATAGTATCAAAATAAGATTTTAAATATGAGTCAATTAATTCACGCTTTTCTCGTAAATAAGCTTTTATGTCCATTTTATCTAAAAATCACTCCCATTCGATTGTACTTGGAGGTTTTGAACTGATATCATAAACTACCCTGTTTACACCTCTTACTTCATTAATGATTCTGTTTGAAATCCTTTCCAGAATATCATATGGAATTCTGACCCAGTCTGCAGTCATACCATCAAGACTGTGGACAGCTCTAACAGCTATTACGTTTTCATATGTTCTTTCATCTCCCATAACACCAACACTCTTAACAGGTAAAAGTACCGCAAATGCCTGCCACATCTTTTTATACAACCCTGCTTTTTTTATTTCTTCAAGAACAATTGTATCAGCTTTTCTTAATATATCACATCTTTCCTTT comes from Nitrospirota bacterium and encodes:
- a CDS encoding TlyA family RNA methyltransferase encodes the protein MKERLDKLIVSRGLVESREMAKALILEGKVFVNGEKITKAGTAVSEDAKIFLNEVDFPYVSRGGLKLESAINFFNINVSNRIIMDVGASTGGFTDCLLKMGAKKVFCIDVGYGQLAWLLRKDPRVIIMERTNVRYLDRIDWHKDSRYRGQDFEELKNRNIDMAVIDISFISLKKVINAVLHFLNRNGEVLSLVKPQFEVGKGEVGRGGIVKDEDKRLKAVNDIQKHFESLGLKTIGVFKCPISGQKGNVEYFLYMVRL
- a CDS encoding 1-deoxy-D-xylulose-5-phosphate synthase → MMYLENIESPLDLKKLSISELKILAKEIRDTLIYRISRNGGHLSSNLGVVELTISLHYVFDSPRDKIIWDVGHQSYTHKLLTGRYKRLADLRKLKGISGFPRRDESEHDAFGTGHSSTSISAALGIIEGRDKNREDFKIVAVIGDGAMTGGLALEGLNNAGSLKKDLIVILNDNEMSISPNVGALSAYLNRILTAERYQKFKRDTKSFLEGIPKLGGKAAKIAQKTEEVLKGLILPGLLFEELGFTYVGPIDGHNIELLIDTLRRIKNIQSPILIHVITKKGKGYEFSEKNPSIYHGIGPFKIETGEPIETQGQNYSDVFGDALIDLAEKDEKIIAITAAMKEGTGLDYFARRFPNRFYDVGIAEQHALTFAAGLATQGLKPVVAIYSTFLQRAYDQIVHDICLQKLHVVFAIDRAGIVGEDGPTHNGIFDLSYLRHIPNLVVMAPKDALELKMMLKIALEYNGPVAIRYPKGRIPIFNESQKFQSLFKIGESEILKDGTDIALIGIGNTVFTVLKAAEKLEKEGINPMVINARFIKPLDRKLLSKVASLIQRIITVEDNVIMGGFGSAVLELFNEMGLFNVRLKRLGIPDIFVEHGDTNELRRIYGLDEDSISSIVSSFLKEPVYRF
- the speE gene encoding polyamine aminopropyltransferase, whose amino-acid sequence is MNMIKFTEKAPYAPVEYLYDVEEILYTGKSKFQEIMVIRNPYFGRMLILDDVVQLTERDEFFYHEMLTHIVMHAHPNPRKVIVIGGGDGGVVREVLKHKTVEKVYFVEIDEEVINVSKRFFPTISSGVDDPRVELNIMDGAEFLKKKKNTDIDAIIIDSTDIIGFARSLFTDDFFYSVKDSLSSEGLFVSHTESLHFHKDMVIEMQETLKHIFPIVDLYTAPIATYPGNWWAFAVASKKINPREVRNSFSINTKYYDPEIHKQAFMTKDLYQKLMQKKLMW
- the speE gene encoding polyamine aminopropyltransferase, giving the protein MERNIWFIDKDSKNRWIYHRVKDYILSKKTKYQHVKILKTYEFGTVVVLDKKIQSSERDEFIYHETLVHPAMILHPKPENILILGGGEGATLREVLKHITVSKVDMIDIDKEFVDLCKKHLKKWHNNSFNDKKVNLIFDDAMEYVKRVRDTYDVIIADISDPVEGGPAKMIYTKKFYTYIKKALKADGLFVTHATNVSETGTTISFKLFNILSEIFAKAVFYYEYIPSFATQWAFIIGSAKYNPQTVSFRVINKRIIERELSNLLYYDTDAHKRIFCIPKHIKKFL
- a CDS encoding type III PLP-dependent enzyme — encoded protein: MLRTFKVDKFHAKIVSESTLFKTLKYLDHTTQETPYLIIDSEKLKEKVFMIGSSILNSKVFYAVKANPDIEVLRFLNKLKMGFEISSEGELEVLAALKVKPDKIISSNPVKSLKFLKKASMYGIKYFAFDSPEEVDKLVKYIPGCNVYVRLSVPNEGSEWPLSKKFGVELDDALELLKYAKEKKLKPTGITFHVGSQCTNMYNWNIALDKAETLWNMAAKKNIVLRLLNIGGGYPIRYTRDVLSIEAIERNINELIYDRFPQDIDIHIEPGRAVIGDAGIMVTSVIGKARRGDGEWLYIDVGVFNGLMESIGGIKYTYIVETDKNVRGKKSWTIAGPSCDSFDVIDKNVILPEPNIGNLMLILSGGAYTVSYASEFNGFCIPKTILI